The genomic interval CGTGAATACTTTTAGACACTTCTATAAAAATTATGGTTATctaactttattatttatttttttaccaaaATTCATAATCATCGAACTCTacataatttgttttctctgtGCTCGTTGCTTCCCCTTTAGCGGATTTTCGCCTTTGGACGCTTTGGCAGCACTTCAACCTCAACAATTTCTATGTGCAGGTCAGTTCGGAGACCTCGCTGAGGGACCTGCAGCATGTCGATGCCCTGGGTGAACATAAGGACGCTCCACCGCCCAAGAGTTTCCACGCCAACAACTCCACCCACTGGGAGACGTCCTTCCTGCTCCCCACGCTGCCCTACAAATTGGGCATTGTGCTGCTCGAGTTCAGCAGCGAGTGCGCGTTAAATCTACTCCGCTGGTCTGCGGCATCGGAACATAATTACTTCACCACCAACCGGTTCTGGTTGCTCTTGACCGATGATCCAGGCGATATCGATTTACTAGAGGATCCGGAAATATTTATTCCCCCGGACAGTGAGTTGCGGGTCCTCCACTATGAAAACGATGGCAACTTCTCTTCCAGCTTGATAGATCTGTACAAAGTAGCTGCTTGGAAGCctttaaagaaaacatttgTGGGACATAGCATTCGAAATTCGCGTCATGTCATTCATGCCTTGCAGCACTTTGGTTCGGCCATAACTTACAGGCAGGATCTGGAGGGCATAGTATTCAACTCGGCTATAGTAATTGCCTTTCCGGACCTATTCACTAATATTGAAGATTTGTCACTAAGGCATATTGACACTATATCAAAGGTTAATCATCGCTTGATGCTGGAGTTGGCCAACAGATTGAATATGAGGTTAGTGAGATTTCACTTCTCttctaattatattttattgtatttagaTTATATATTTGCAAACTCCATAAGTACAGGATCGAAAACCTTCCGTTTCAGCTACAATACCTATCAAACCGTGAACTATGGATGGCGGCAACCGAATGGATCGTTCGATGGCCTCATGGGACGTTTTCAACGGTATGAACTAGACTTGGCCCAGCTGGCGATCTTCATGAGATTGGATCGAATTGCATTGGTCGATTTTGTGGCCGAGACTTATCGAGTGAGAGCTGGGATTATGTTCCGACAGCCACCTCTTTCGGCAGTGGCCAATATATTCGCAATGCCCTTTGAGAACGATGTGTGGGTCTCTATTTTGATGCTCCTGATCATCACAACCGTGGTTTTGGTTCTGGAACTGTTTTTTTCACCACACACCCACGACATGTCCTACATGGATACACTAAATTTTGTTTGGGGTGCCATGTGTCAGCAGGGATTCTACGTGGAGGTCCGGAATCGATCGGCGAGGATCATTGTCTTTACCACATTTGTTGCAGCtctctttttgtttacctcgttttcggccaatattGTGGCACTGCTTCAAAGTCCGTCGGATGCCATCCAGTCTTTGTCTGATCTGGGACAATCGCCACTGGAAATCGGAGTTCAGGACACtcaatataataaaatatacttCACAGAATCCACAGATCCCGTAACCAAGAATCTTTACCACAAGAAGATCGCCTCCAAAGGTGAAAATATCTACATGCGACCATTACTAGGAATGGAAAAAATGCGAACAGGCTTATT from Drosophila yakuba strain Tai18E2 chromosome 3L, Prin_Dyak_Tai18E2_2.1, whole genome shotgun sequence carries:
- the LOC6535006 gene encoding uncharacterized protein LOC6535006, which translates into the protein MQKRKDSNSLILAVMKVQVARWLPLLFFLLVSGTPRVAGSWRSENSRQDPDPKTRWGNQLPDMLVAYYRHHGVHSLMLVVCHTDIADFRLWTLWQHFNLNNFYVQVSSETSLRDLQHVDALGEHKDAPPPKSFHANNSTHWETSFLLPTLPYKLGIVLLEFSSECALNLLRWSAASEHNYFTTNRFWLLLTDDPGDIDLLEDPEIFIPPDSELRVLHYENDGNFSSSLIDLYKVAAWKPLKKTFVGHSIRNSRHVIHALQHFGSAITYRQDLEGIVFNSAIVIAFPDLFTNIEDLSLRHIDTISKVNHRLMLELANRLNMSYNTYQTVNYGWRQPNGSFDGLMGRFQRYELDLAQLAIFMRLDRIALVDFVAETYRVRAGIMFRQPPLSAVANIFAMPFENDVWVSILMLLIITTVVLVLELFFSPHTHDMSYMDTLNFVWGAMCQQGFYVEVRNRSARIIVFTTFVAALFLFTSFSANIVALLQSPSDAIQSLSDLGQSPLEIGVQDTQYNKIYFTESTDPVTKNLYHKKIASKGENIYMRPLLGMEKMRTGLFAYQVELQAGYQIVSDTFSEPEKCGLMELEPFQLPMLAIPTRKNFPYKELIRRQLRWQREVSLVNREERKWIPQKPKCEGGVGGFVSIGITECRYALGIFGCGAAASFGLFLLEFIFKYFKQVYRIIKGYREMQR